The Lampris incognitus isolate fLamInc1 chromosome 15, fLamInc1.hap2, whole genome shotgun sequence genomic interval ATCGCTGCAGTTGTGTAACTTCGAAGCCTCTTTTTGTGAGGCCTATGGAGGGAGGTGGCATGGGGAGGATGGGAGCGATAACGACTAAAGAGGGGAGAGGATAATGTGGGTGGAAGAAATTGAGGGACGAAAAAGCTGAGCAGAAATGGGGGGGGGTCTATATTGGAAGCATAGAGACACATTTACCTGCTTTCTCTCCTCACGACTACACTGAGGGAGACAGTTGTAGATACTGACATCGtaactctctttttttctctccagcacCTTCTCAAGGCCGAGGAACACAGCTGGTCCCTGGCAGAGTTGATTCATGCAGTGgttctcctcacacactaccactcCCTGGCCTCATTCACCTTTGGCTGCGGCATCACACCAGAGATCCACTGTGATGGTGGACACACTTTTAGACCTCCCTCCCTCAGCCAGTACTGTGTCTGCGATTTTGCCAATGGCAATGGGCATGCTAATCACCTCGAAGATATGTTTGGCAACCAGGTGAGTTATAGATACATAATAAGAATAATGCATGTGTGAGAATGACAACAAAAGATAAAAGAAAGCCTGATTCATTGCTAGTTTGTTGAAATTTACATTGGCTAAGCTCTAATCAGTGTGGGTTTGTGTTTGTCTTAAGTAGCAGTTGCCAGCAAGTGGGCAGTAGAGCAGAAGGCACACTTAGGCACCTAAAAGTCAGAGTAGCTCAGTAAAAATGTCTCAAAGTCCCCTTGTGGTTTAGGTCGGGGTTAAGGTTGTGTCAGGATAGAATAACAGGACTCCTTGTTGCTCTGACCCCCTGCCTAATCTAGGACGTGTTTATGCTCTTTCTGTTTGTGTGGAGGAGGTCTCTGGTGAGGTGGAGGTGCTGATGGAGAGGATGAAGCAGCTACAGGAGTGTCGCGATGAGGAGGAGGCAAGCCAGGAGGAGATGGCCACTCGCTTTGAGAGGGAGAAGACGGAGAGCATGCTGGTGGTCACGGCAGAGGACGAGGAGTGTGTCCCATCTAGAGACGTCTCCCGCCACTTTGAGGACCCCAGCTACGGATACAAGGACTTCTCCAGGCGGGGAGAGCATGTGCCCACCCTCAGAGTGCAGGTAGATGCAGTACAAACGCTTGTACTTCAAACAACAAGACAGGAAACGCTAGGAAACACTCAAATCAAGAACACAATCAGCAGCAATATTTATCATATTACAAATGAATGTAAGTCAGTGTACAAAAAGGTAGAAATTCAGGAAATGTAACAGAAAATTACACATCTGCTCTATTTATATCCTAACTGCTCTCAAGATTTGCAATAAAATATActgctgctcctcctctcctctgcccAGGACTATAGCTGGGAGGACCACGGCTTTTCTCTCGTTAACCGATTGTACCCTGACGTCGGTCAGATGCTAGACGAGAAGTTCCAGATGGCCTACAATCTAACCTACAACACCATGGCAATGCACAAGGACGTGGACACCTCCATGCTGCGCAGGGCCATCTGGAACTACATCCACTGCATGTTTGGCATCAGGTCAGTCACTGGCCCCACCTGGGTGCTGCTTTGAGACAGAGGCCATTTTATGGTCAAGAGGATAGTAATATCTTGCCCAAGCAGAAGTAAAGCCATGTGCATGCTTCTTTTTGTAAGAAATTTAGTAGATGCTGTTGTGCTTAACGACTATTGTTAGGCATGAGGTActctaaagttttttttttttttttgctagtttGTAGTGCTAATTACATCATCGTTTTTTGTTTTGCAGATATGATGACTATGATTACGGGGAGATAAACCAGCTGTTGGACCGTAGCTTTAAGATCTACATCAAGACCATGGTGTGTATTCCCGAGAATACCACCAAACGAATGTACGAGAGTTTCTGGAGGCAGTTTCAGCACTCCGAGAAGGTGAGAGCTAACTCTCATTTGCCATCCTTGCCCTTACTTTGTAattcaggatggagctttttttttttttttttttttttttccagaaaggtTGAGCCTAGTGCAGTGTATAATAACTGTTTCTCGTTTTGTTTCCTCTGTCTCATCCCCTCCAGGTCCATGTTAATCTGCTTCTTATGGAAGCGCGCATGCAGGCAGAACTGCTCTACGCTCTGAGAGCGATTACCCGCTACATGACATGAAGTGCTTTCTGTGTTCTTATTGTTGTGTTTTTACTGTCGTCATTGTTGTTGCTCATCATGGGACacttcaagttaaaaaaaaaaaaagtaaagcaaATCGGGGGTGGGAGGGAGAAAATATGAAAAATGTGGAAGAGATGCAAGAAGCCCTGGGTGTAGGCGAAGCTGGTGCTGTTTTTGGCTGGATGTGGGATAAGGATCAGAacaaagctggggggggggggaactgcgtAGGAGAAGTCATCCAAACCCACTGGTGGATACTCAAGTTCTCGTTGCCTGCCGTGCCAAAACAGACCAAAAGAGGGCGGCCTGGAGCAGATTCCCTTTTCATCACAGGGTGTATGTCCCGGGCCAGAGGACTTGACGCAGGAGGCATCAAGGCCAACCGTTCAGTATTCCACCATGCAGCCCAGAGGTTGCTGATCTCTGCAATCTCCTGGTAGTGTGCGCACCCATAGTGATTCTCCAGAAAGCAGTGCAGGCAAAACCTGTCTGCACTTTGATGATGTAGTCACTGTTTTATTTGTGTAGTTTCTTTATAATACctttttatttcaatttttgttttgttttgtattgaGAGTGTTTGTTGTCGTCGGCGTGGTCGCTGTTTTTTTCTGTTAGTGGTAACTGGAGATGGGAAGATTACTTAGCCGGTGTTATAAAGTGTGCCTGAAATATCCAGCACAGTGTGGAGAcggggtgctgctgctgctgctctcatCTATTCACTGGGGTCATAttgaccccaccccccacccccatatcTCCCCCCACCCCAAATATCCCCTACACCCCTATCCGTAAGAAATCCACTGCATTACCCCTCTCCCTCGTCCCCCATTCCTCTACAACCCCCCAACCTAAACTGTCTGTGTAAGCTaatccaaggtgtgtgtgtgcgcgtgtgcatgcgtgcgtgcgtgcgtgtgtgtgtaaaccagAGAGGTGTGATGATAAAACTCATAAAGAACACTGTCTGAGCCCTATTGAGTTTGACTGGTATGCCCGTGTGATGTCTTGCTCTTGTGTTGTGAATAAGAAGTCAGGCggggtgtgcgtgcatgcgtgtgtgataGAGATgttggaaagaagaagaaaaaaaaagtttgaatttCAAGCATCAGAAAAGCGAGGCACTTTGAAGGACCGAGTCTTCTTGCTTCTGCTGTAGCTCTGTTATTGTGAGGTGACTgtttataggttttttttttttttttttgatgttgtCTTTTATGTTTCTggtaagaagaaaaagaaaaagggggagggggtaaaagaaaaaaaaaagctaatcaATAAGAAAGTAAGAAAACCAGGTCTTCCAAGAGGGATTTGCTTCCGGTTGTCCTAACCACACCTGTCTGTCTTC includes:
- the sesn1 gene encoding sestrin-1 isoform X2, which translates into the protein MRHAVAPTENVEDNSFTVTDLLKICTHCERLGKKDSGVRIPRPLGNGPSRFIPEKEILQVSKVDTRTQSIFEDAFAALGRLDNISLVMGFHPQYLESFLRTQHYLLQMDGPLSLHYRHYIGIMAAARHQCSYLVNLHVNDFLQVGGDPKWLNGLDEAPQKLQHLGELNKILAHRPWLLTKEHIEHLLKAEEHSWSLAELIHAVVLLTHYHSLASFTFGCGITPEIHCDGGHTFRPPSLSQYCVCDFANGNGHANHLEDMFGNQVSGEVEVLMERMKQLQECRDEEEASQEEMATRFEREKTESMLVVTAEDEECVPSRDVSRHFEDPSYGYKDFSRRGEHVPTLRVQDYSWEDHGFSLVNRLYPDVGQMLDEKFQMAYNLTYNTMAMHKDVDTSMLRRAIWNYIHCMFGIRYDDYDYGEINQLLDRSFKIYIKTMVCIPENTTKRMYESFWRQFQHSEKVHVNLLLMEARMQAELLYALRAITRYMT
- the sesn1 gene encoding sestrin-1 isoform X1 encodes the protein MRHAVAPTENVEDNSFTVTDLLKICTHCERLGKKDSGVRIPRPLGNGPSRFIPEKEILQVSKVDTRTQSIFEDAFAALGRLDNISLVMGFHPQYLESFLRTQHYLLQMDGPLSLHYRHYIGIMAAARHQCSYLVNLHVNDFLQVGGDPKWLNGLDEAPQKLQHLGELNKILAHRPWLLTKEHIEHLLKAEEHSWSLAELIHAVVLLTHYHSLASFTFGCGITPEIHCDGGHTFRPPSLSQYCVCDFANGNGHANHLEDMFGNQEVSGEVEVLMERMKQLQECRDEEEASQEEMATRFEREKTESMLVVTAEDEECVPSRDVSRHFEDPSYGYKDFSRRGEHVPTLRVQDYSWEDHGFSLVNRLYPDVGQMLDEKFQMAYNLTYNTMAMHKDVDTSMLRRAIWNYIHCMFGIRYDDYDYGEINQLLDRSFKIYIKTMVCIPENTTKRMYESFWRQFQHSEKVHVNLLLMEARMQAELLYALRAITRYMT